A single region of the Sphingobium sp. EP60837 genome encodes:
- the crtY gene encoding lycopene beta-cyclase CrtY → MAQTFDCDLAILGGGLAGSLIALAFARLRPDIDLLLIERDQVLGGNHLWSFFDSDIRPADRWLIDPLVTHRWPQGHEVRFPTYRRVLDGGYNSIASAQLDAHVRHVLGDRVLLSTEVVVAAADHVTLSDGRNIRARAVLDARGGGDLSALDCGWQKFVGQALRLAHPHGLDRPVIMDATVDQFDGYRFVYLLPFGDRTIFVEDTYYSNSPALDLPVLADRIASYAAQQGWRVEDVVHQESGILPVVHGGDFDRFWPPEDSVPRAGVRAALFQPMTGYSLPDAVATALWLADQPLNSLATATRDRAAAHWRSGGYYRLLGKMLFLAAQPDQRWRIFDRFYRLSPHLIGRFYAGHSTWADRIRILCGRPPVPIRSAMRALLSPSA, encoded by the coding sequence ATGGCTCAGACCTTCGACTGCGACTTGGCGATCCTCGGCGGCGGCCTAGCCGGCAGCCTGATCGCACTCGCCTTCGCCCGACTCCGGCCCGATATCGACCTGCTCCTGATCGAGCGGGACCAGGTTCTTGGCGGCAACCACCTCTGGTCCTTCTTCGACAGCGACATCCGCCCCGCCGATCGCTGGCTGATCGATCCTCTCGTCACCCACCGCTGGCCCCAGGGTCACGAAGTCCGCTTCCCCACCTACCGCCGCGTCTTGGACGGCGGCTATAACAGCATCGCCTCGGCCCAGCTCGACGCCCATGTCCGCCATGTCCTCGGCGACCGTGTCCTGCTGAGCACGGAGGTTGTGGTAGCGGCCGCCGATCATGTCACCCTATCAGACGGCCGCAATATCCGCGCCCGCGCCGTCCTTGACGCGCGGGGTGGCGGTGACCTGTCGGCGCTAGACTGCGGCTGGCAGAAGTTCGTTGGCCAGGCCCTTCGCTTGGCGCATCCCCATGGATTGGACCGCCCGGTCATCATGGACGCCACCGTCGATCAGTTCGACGGCTACCGCTTCGTCTATCTGCTCCCCTTTGGCGATCGCACCATCTTCGTCGAGGACACCTATTACAGCAACAGCCCAGCCCTCGACCTCCCAGTCCTCGCCGACCGCATCGCGAGCTATGCCGCCCAGCAAGGGTGGCGGGTGGAAGATGTCGTCCATCAGGAAAGCGGCATCCTTCCCGTCGTCCATGGCGGCGACTTCGATCGCTTCTGGCCGCCAGAGGATAGTGTCCCTCGTGCAGGCGTGCGCGCTGCATTGTTCCAGCCAATGACCGGCTATTCGCTGCCCGACGCTGTCGCGACCGCACTCTGGCTCGCCGATCAGCCGCTCAACAGCCTCGCCACCGCAACCCGCGACCGCGCTGCAGCGCATTGGCGATCGGGCGGCTATTACCGCTTGCTCGGCAAAATGCTCTTCCTCGCCGCGCAGCCGGACCAGCGCTGGCGCATATTCGATCGCTTCTATCGCCTTAGTCCCCATCTTATCGGCCGCTTCTACGCAGGCCACTCCACCTGGGCCGACCGCATCCGCATCTTGTGCGGTCGCCCCCCCGTGCCCATAAGGAGCGCCATGCGCGCATTGTTGAGCCCCTCCGCCTGA
- a CDS encoding phytoene desaturase: protein MNRKAIVIGAGFGGLALAIRLQSAGVETTLVEARDRPGGRAYMWEKDGFVFDAGPTVVTDPDCLAELWRLSGHDMAEDVSLVPVSPFYRLNWRDGTNFDYSNDENALRAQIAKLNPQDVAGYQRFLDYSEGVYEEGYRKLGSVAFLDFASMVRAAPALAKHQAWRSVYSVVSSYVKDERLRQALSFHTLLVGGNPMQTSAIYALIHKLEKDGGVWFAKGGTNRLVQGMATHFERLGGTLRLADPVVRIETHGDRAVAVSTASGWRGDADAVATNADLMHSYRDLIGHHPRGQKQAEKLARKRWSPSLFVLHFGIKGSWPGIPHHMILFGPRYGGLLTDIYDHGVLPQDFSLYLHHPTVTDPSMAPDGHSTFYALAPVPHLGKLPIDWEQFGPVYAERILDEIQHRLIPDIRSRIVTQFHYAPPDFQHDLSAHLGSAFSLEPLLTQSAWFRAHNRDDVIPNLYLVGAGTHPGAGIPGVVGSAKATAALMLEELV from the coding sequence ATGAACCGTAAAGCGATCGTCATTGGGGCAGGCTTCGGCGGCCTCGCCCTTGCCATCCGCCTGCAATCGGCCGGGGTCGAGACAACGCTGGTCGAAGCGCGCGATCGCCCTGGCGGCCGTGCTTATATGTGGGAAAAGGACGGCTTCGTCTTCGACGCAGGCCCCACCGTGGTCACCGACCCGGATTGCCTTGCCGAGCTATGGCGCTTGTCCGGCCATGACATGGCGGAGGATGTCAGCCTCGTGCCCGTCTCGCCCTTCTACCGTCTCAACTGGCGCGACGGCACGAATTTCGACTATTCCAACGACGAAAACGCCCTCCGCGCGCAGATCGCTAAGCTCAACCCGCAGGATGTCGCAGGCTATCAGCGCTTCCTCGATTATTCGGAGGGCGTTTATGAGGAGGGCTACCGCAAGCTCGGCTCGGTCGCCTTCCTCGATTTCGCCTCCATGGTCCGCGCCGCCCCCGCGCTCGCCAAGCATCAGGCGTGGCGTTCGGTCTATTCGGTCGTCTCCTCCTATGTGAAGGATGAACGGCTGCGGCAGGCTTTATCCTTCCACACCCTGCTGGTCGGCGGCAACCCGATGCAGACCAGCGCCATCTATGCCCTCATCCACAAACTGGAAAAGGATGGTGGCGTCTGGTTCGCCAAAGGCGGCACCAACCGGCTTGTGCAAGGCATGGCGACGCATTTCGAGCGGCTCGGCGGCACACTGCGCCTCGCTGATCCTGTGGTGCGGATCGAAACCCATGGCGACCGCGCCGTCGCCGTATCGACCGCCTCGGGTTGGCGGGGGGATGCGGATGCGGTCGCGACCAACGCCGACCTCATGCACAGCTATCGCGACCTGATCGGCCATCATCCCCGCGGGCAGAAGCAGGCGGAGAAGCTCGCCCGCAAGCGCTGGTCGCCCAGCCTCTTCGTCCTGCATTTCGGCATTAAGGGCAGCTGGCCCGGCATCCCGCATCATATGATCCTGTTCGGTCCCCGCTATGGGGGATTGCTGACCGACATCTATGATCATGGCGTGCTGCCGCAGGACTTCTCCTTATATCTGCACCATCCGACGGTCACGGATCCGTCGATGGCGCCTGACGGCCATTCGACCTTCTATGCGCTCGCGCCGGTGCCTCATCTGGGCAAGCTTCCGATCGATTGGGAGCAGTTTGGTCCCGTCTATGCCGAGCGGATACTGGACGAGATTCAGCACCGGCTGATCCCCGACATCCGATCGCGCATCGTGACCCAATTCCATTATGCACCGCCCGATTTTCAACATGACCTTTCCGCCCATCTGGGCAGTGCCTTCAGCCTGGAGCCGCTCCTGACGCAAAGTGCCTGGTTCCGTGCCCATAATCGAGACGATGTGATCCCGAACCTCTATCTCGTGGGCGCGGGCACTCACCCGGGCGCGGGCATTCCGGGCGTGGTCGGCAGCGCGAAGGCGACCGCCGCGCTGATGCTGGAGGAGCTGGTTTGA
- a CDS encoding TIGR00730 family Rossman fold protein: MKRLAVYCGSALPADPVYVEAARHVGRTLAQRGIGVVYGGGRLGLMGAVADAALEAGGEVVGVIPDALVSAEVAHRGCTELHVVQTMHQRKALFTDLSDGFVTLPGGVGTMDELWEAISWAQLGYHAKPVGLLNVAGFYDQLIAFNRHMIGTGFIRPQHANILVHAAAIEPLLDQMAAYQAHEPIFAIKADRL; the protein is encoded by the coding sequence TTGAAGCGTCTTGCCGTCTATTGCGGCTCAGCCCTACCGGCTGATCCCGTCTATGTCGAAGCGGCGCGCCATGTCGGCCGCACCCTGGCCCAGCGCGGCATCGGCGTCGTCTATGGTGGCGGGCGGCTGGGCCTCATGGGCGCGGTTGCCGACGCGGCGCTGGAGGCGGGAGGCGAAGTGGTCGGCGTCATCCCGGATGCACTGGTCAGCGCGGAAGTCGCGCATCGCGGCTGTACCGAGCTTCACGTCGTACAGACCATGCATCAGCGCAAGGCGCTGTTCACGGACCTGTCCGACGGCTTCGTGACCTTGCCCGGCGGCGTCGGCACGATGGATGAACTGTGGGAGGCGATCAGTTGGGCGCAGCTTGGCTACCACGCCAAGCCCGTGGGCTTGCTCAACGTCGCCGGCTTTTACGACCAACTCATCGCCTTCAACCGGCATATGATCGGCACCGGCTTCATCCGCCCGCAGCATGCCAATATTCTCGTGCACGCAGCTGCGATCGAACCGCTGCTCGATCAGATGGCCGCCTACCAGGCTCATGAGCCGATCTTCGCCATAAAAGCCGATCGCCTCTAG
- a CDS encoding phytoene/squalene synthase family protein → MSPSVTHFDRSTLVAHARDSIVRGSKSFALASKLFDRETRERAWLLYAWCRKCDDIADGQDHGGTMQGVTDGQARLSAIRVLTDAALRGEPTGDPAFDGFGLVMRECRIPDRYAHDLLEGFALDARDWRPHSEADMLRYCYHVAGAVGCMMAVLMGVDPEDEATLDRACDLGLAFQLANIARDISEDEAVDRCYLPEEWLVEMDIPPGEHMKPWVRPRLAILARRLADMAAAYEDSARHGTGALPPRSAWAVLAAAGIYGDIAREVARRGEQAWDHRVVTPKLEKLGWVLRAALQVSGRARRWPVVTARPSQLWTRRAG, encoded by the coding sequence ATGTCGCCAAGCGTGACCCATTTTGACCGCTCAACCCTGGTGGCCCACGCCCGCGATAGCATCGTCCGGGGCTCCAAATCCTTCGCCCTGGCTTCCAAGCTGTTCGACCGCGAAACGCGAGAACGCGCATGGCTTCTCTATGCCTGGTGCCGCAAATGCGACGACATCGCCGATGGTCAGGATCATGGCGGAACGATGCAGGGCGTTACGGACGGGCAGGCGCGGTTGTCGGCGATACGCGTGCTTACCGATGCGGCCTTGCGGGGCGAGCCAACCGGCGATCCCGCTTTCGACGGCTTCGGCCTCGTCATGCGCGAATGCCGCATCCCAGACCGCTACGCCCACGATCTGCTCGAAGGTTTCGCGCTCGACGCCCGCGACTGGCGGCCCCACAGCGAAGCGGACATGCTGCGCTATTGCTATCATGTCGCCGGGGCTGTCGGGTGCATGATGGCGGTGCTGATGGGCGTCGATCCGGAGGACGAAGCCACCCTCGACCGGGCTTGCGACCTTGGCCTCGCCTTCCAGCTTGCCAACATCGCCCGCGACATCAGTGAGGATGAGGCGGTAGATCGCTGCTACTTGCCCGAGGAATGGTTGGTCGAAATGGATATCCCACCTGGCGAGCATATGAAGCCATGGGTTCGGCCCAGGCTCGCCATCCTGGCCCGCCGCCTTGCCGACATGGCTGCGGCTTATGAGGACAGCGCCCGCCACGGCACCGGCGCGCTACCGCCTCGGTCGGCTTGGGCTGTACTCGCGGCAGCTGGCATTTATGGCGACATAGCCCGCGAAGTCGCTCGCCGGGGCGAGCAAGCGTGGGACCATCGTGTCGTTACGCCCAAGCTGGAAAAGCTGGGCTGGGTTCTTCGCGCCGCCTTGCAAGTCTCAGGCCGCGCCCGCCGTTGGCCAGTCGTGACGGCGCGCCCTTCGCAGCTTTGGACCCGTCGAGCAGGCTGA